CTGGCGCAAGAGTTCGCCTGCGTTCCGGCAAGCGGAGCGCGCAGCGAGGCGCAGCCGAGCGAAGGCCGTAGGCCGCGGCCGCCCGCGGCCGTTCACGGCTAAGACTTGATTCGCGCTTAAGCAAGGTGCGGGTCTGCCCGAAAATCTCGGGATGAGAAGGGGAATTCTCGCGCTCGGGGTGTGTCTGGCGTCGTGTGCCACCGGTCTGGGCCAGAAGGCGGAGCTGGCGCCCTTGTGGAAGCCCGTCGCCGCCACGGCCGACGCCGACAAGCTGCGCATCGACCCGCTGAACAGCGCGGTGCGCATGGGCGACAAGGGACGCCTGCACGTGGCCACCACGCTCACGACGCCGGTCGCGTGCACCACCGCCGACGGCGAGACACTCTACGGCGAGGGCGACGCGCTGGTCGTGCCCGCGCCGGCGGTGCCGGCGCCGGTCGAAGTGGTGTGCAAGTCGGGTGAGGCCGTGGCGCACGCCCAGGTCACCTTCACCGACTCCCAGACCCTGCCCGTGGCCGACCCGTACGCGGGCGGCGTGGTGCTGTTCAAGCTGCGTGAGCTCGACGAGCCGTTCAAAGATGGCACGGCGCGCAAGTCACTCGGGCTGCGCGGCTTCGACGCGAAGCTCGCGGCGCTCGGCGCGCAGGTCATGCCCGCGTTCCCCTTCGACCAGACCGGCACGCGCGATGCGGTCGGGCTGGGGCTGTGGGTGGTGATCGACTTGCCGACCGGCGTGAACTTCTACCAGGCGGTGAGCTGGATCCGCACCGATCCGGCCGTGTGGCCCGAGAGCTACCTGCCCGAGGACGCGACCTTCCTGCGCGTGGCGGCCACGCCGAGCTTCCCGACGCCGTTCGCGGCGGTGACTCGCGTGGTCGACCCCGACGCCGACGCGTACCAGAAGCAGGTGCGGCTGGGTGCGGCGAAGCGCGTCATGCCGACCCAGGCCACGCCCGACCTCTCGGCGATCGGCGCGCCGCAGGTCTGGAACGAGGAGCAGGGCGAGGGCGTGCGCATCGCGGTGATCGACACCGGCGTCGACATCGACCACGCCGCGCTGCGGCCCAACCTGCTCGACAAGCCCAACGAGCGCGGCGGCGAGGACCTCGACGGCAACGGCGTGCCCGGCGACCGCTTCGGCGCGAACCTCGCGCACATGGCGATCTCGCGCGGCGCAGAGACCCGGCTCGCGCTGGGCATCGCCGGCAACGTTTCGGACTGGGCCGGCGCCGACGATCGCACGCGCCACGACTGGGGCCACGGCACGACCGTGGCATCGATCGCCGCGGGCTCCGGCGCCACGGGTACACGCATCGGTGTCGCCCCGCGCGCGCAGATCGTCGCGGTCGACGTGCAGGAGAACCTGCGCACCTCGCTCACGCTGAAGACCGGCGACGACCCGCGCATGCGCAACGGTGAC
The Myxococcota bacterium DNA segment above includes these coding regions:
- a CDS encoding S8 family serine peptidase, which encodes MRRGILALGVCLASCATGLGQKAELAPLWKPVAATADADKLRIDPLNSAVRMGDKGRLHVATTLTTPVACTTADGETLYGEGDALVVPAPAVPAPVEVVCKSGEAVAHAQVTFTDSQTLPVADPYAGGVVLFKLRELDEPFKDGTARKSLGLRGFDAKLAALGAQVMPAFPFDQTGTRDAVGLGLWVVIDLPTGVNFYQAVSWIRTDPAVWPESYLPEDATFLRVAATPSFPTPFAAVTRVVDPDADAYQKQVRLGAAKRVMPTQATPDLSAIGAPQVWNEEQGEGVRIAVIDTGVDIDHAALRPNLLDKPNERGGEDLDGNGVPGDRFGANLAHMAISRGAETRLALGIAGNVSDWAGADDRTRHDWGHGTTVASIAAGSGATGTRIGVAPRAQIVAVDVQENLRTSLTLKTGDDPRMRNGDSTVRPLRPISVWSRAAGVVYAVGERARVLTCAWPGAQANWILHDALLYAEDNCAVAVCGPGDEPGSVGAYPAHWRESWLRTHGGDTGVVYDPWTGQELPSVLLRPLRGTVVAETAASPGTEADLVLPEPRGEKISIEGAVSNPWNDGSTIPDKRVAVVTGSAAAVGLAAGSAVLVTGTRPDLEPWEVRQALVLGAPKLPIGRTLSLPGAIAATGQLEQGMCRTLMRREPTKKASSWPKMKVKLDPAGGGPRSGTAPPPASPDSPR